A region of Borrelia hermsii DAH DNA encodes the following proteins:
- a CDS encoding single-stranded DNA-binding protein, which produces MSDINSVVLSGRLTRDSEITYVNNSIPILKFGLANNRRIKRNNEWIDYAQFFDCVLFGSRAERLIAFLLKGKQVVVNGSLRYESWDDKRTGDKRSKSSILVDEIQILSPLPALRATNKVDSDEGFHEDIPF; this is translated from the coding sequence ATGTCTGATATTAATTCAGTAGTCTTATCAGGGCGTCTGACTAGAGACAGTGAAATTACTTACGTTAACAACAGCATTCCTATTTTGAAGTTTGGTTTAGCTAATAATAGGAGAATAAAAAGGAATAATGAATGGATAGATTATGCTCAATTTTTTGATTGTGTGCTTTTTGGGAGTAGAGCAGAAAGACTAATAGCATTTCTTTTAAAGGGGAAACAAGTTGTAGTTAATGGGTCTTTAAGGTATGAGAGTTGGGATGACAAGCGCACTGGTGATAAGAGAAGCAAGAGCAGCATTTTAGTGGATGAGATTCAAATACTAAGCCCATTACCTGCTTTAAGAGCAACTAATAAGGTTGATTCTGATGAAGGGTTTCATGAGGATATCCCTTTTTAG